A region from the Lentisphaera profundi genome encodes:
- a CDS encoding penicillin-binding transpeptidase domain-containing protein codes for MITTFYLERPLKISAIEQSQFLARLAQAKLPFSKSFQRNVAEIIKLDAQKDWVLYAKTRWANKIGWWVG; via the coding sequence TTGATCACTACCTTTTACTTAGAAAGACCCTTAAAAATCAGCGCGATCGAGCAAAGTCAATTTCTTGCTCGTTTAGCACAAGCTAAACTTCCCTTTTCTAAAAGCTTTCAACGCAATGTGGCCGAAATCATTAAATTAGACGCTCAAAAAGATTGGGTTCTTTATGCTAAGACGAGATGGGCAAATAAAATTGGCTGGTGGGTTGGGTAG
- a CDS encoding DUF1501 domain-containing protein: protein MSTNDINRRDFMKLTSMGVSASALSSFLNSAEAAEYVPKLHHKAKAKSVIFLYMSGGVSHVDSFDPKPLLTKMHGKPMPMKVKKTQFDHNGHILASPWKSKHYGKSGIEMTNLFPNIANMADDLAVVRSMTAKFSEHAEGNFFMHTGFPFLGNPSAGAWVSYGCGSQNKNLPSYVVLKSKNSGIPHGGVSIFGNGFLPAIHQGSIFNIRSGYQAVPNIKPWMQDKKQRKMLGLIKNLDQRFSKKIAYEEAIVSSVKNSQTAYAMQESVPELTDVSKESQATRDLYGVDDKNEHKSQYAKQCLMARRLVERGVRFVELNCCKTSKFGNDGAPWDQHSDLEFGHQKMADHVDQPIAALLQDLKQRGMLDETLVVFATEFGRTPFTQGATGRDHHPYGFSMWMAGGGTKGGTVYGATDELGYYASEKVSTVYDMWATILHQLGLNHERLTYRHSGRDMRLTDVHGEVWHDIL from the coding sequence ATGTCCACTAATGACATTAATCGTCGCGACTTTATGAAGCTCACTTCCATGGGAGTGAGTGCTAGTGCACTCTCGAGCTTCTTGAACTCGGCAGAAGCTGCTGAGTATGTCCCCAAGTTACATCATAAAGCCAAAGCTAAATCCGTTATCTTTCTCTATATGTCGGGTGGTGTCTCTCATGTGGATTCCTTTGATCCCAAACCTTTGCTCACCAAGATGCATGGTAAGCCCATGCCCATGAAAGTCAAAAAAACTCAATTCGACCATAATGGCCATATTTTAGCGAGTCCCTGGAAATCCAAGCATTATGGTAAATCGGGTATCGAAATGACAAACTTATTTCCCAATATTGCCAACATGGCGGATGACCTAGCAGTGGTTCGTTCAATGACGGCCAAGTTCTCTGAGCATGCGGAAGGAAATTTCTTTATGCATACAGGCTTTCCCTTTCTTGGTAATCCCAGTGCGGGCGCTTGGGTGAGCTATGGTTGCGGAAGTCAAAATAAAAATTTGCCCAGTTATGTTGTGCTCAAATCCAAAAATTCAGGTATTCCTCACGGTGGAGTCAGTATTTTTGGCAATGGCTTTTTACCTGCGATTCATCAGGGCTCCATCTTCAATATTAGATCAGGTTATCAGGCCGTACCCAACATCAAACCCTGGATGCAAGATAAAAAACAACGAAAGATGCTAGGGCTTATTAAAAATCTTGATCAACGCTTTTCAAAAAAAATTGCTTATGAAGAGGCTATTGTCTCCTCGGTAAAAAATAGTCAAACGGCCTATGCTATGCAGGAATCTGTGCCCGAATTAACCGATGTGTCCAAAGAATCACAGGCCACTCGAGATCTCTATGGTGTCGATGATAAAAATGAGCATAAGTCTCAATACGCCAAGCAATGTCTGATGGCGCGTCGCTTAGTTGAACGTGGGGTGCGTTTTGTCGAGCTCAATTGTTGCAAGACGTCTAAGTTTGGAAATGATGGCGCTCCTTGGGATCAACATTCAGACTTAGAATTTGGCCACCAAAAAATGGCGGACCATGTTGATCAACCCATCGCAGCTCTATTGCAAGATCTAAAACAACGCGGTATGCTCGATGAGACCCTCGTGGTTTTTGCCACTGAATTTGGTCGTACGCCCTTTACTCAAGGTGCTACTGGCCGAGATCATCACCCTTATGGTTTTTCCATGTGGATGGCCGGTGGTGGTACCAAAGGTGGCACTGTATACGGAGCAACTGACGAGCTTGGTTATTATGCAAGTGAGAAGGTTTCAACCGTCTATGATATGTGGGCCACAATCTTGCACCAATTGGGTCTTAACCATGAGCGGCTGACCTACCGTCACTCGGGTCGTGATATGCGCCTTACCGATGTTCACGGAGAAGTTTGGCACGATATCCTCTGA
- a CDS encoding PSD1 and planctomycete cytochrome C domain-containing protein gives MRIFKIILCLLALSLKVNALAASKVEFFETHIRPVLAESCYDCHNSLSKADGGKKKGGLALDWKNALLTGGDSGDTIIPGNSAESYLMTTIRHQEEDMEMPAKKPKLSDQVIANFAKWIDMGAPDPRLSPPTKKDLENAVPWELVRDKRARWWSFQPLKKTNPPIVHDPEWNQTLIDRFIYAKQKKVKLKALDLADPATLIRRAALILTGTPPAYQDVVRYESDPSPENYEAYLDQLLCSPRFGERWARHWMDWYRYAETHGSQEDPAIAHSQEYKKYLIRALNEDVSYKQLLQEHLAGDLLVEPRINKDLQINESAIGPAHFRMNIYGFGPTDAHGELVSSTDNQIDVLGKAMMGVTISCARCHNHKFDPISQADFFRVYGILTSNRIGNTLISTPEILNRNNKELSQLKRSIRSELVDFWLSEKPDFSAKALDLFTKPVEIKEDKQTKPSEDALLAKQKKLLEEALLTKKKEQKLYSLKHHPINALSLLNHKELNSELTKIKSALDQARISNEKLRKNASLYLDFRQAKQDENYFVEGNSSASKISPAGSFAIKHQGDELIQGVYSSGFFSHLLSEKHAALFSSQNFKVENKGLWVRSMGDLSSMKSMVRNYPLDHSPLHKTSILGNKQWAWNIGNSRMKYWNGEQMHLEVRTSGQAIIGTENHHQRSWFGISELIIAESKPKLIGASLVDLCDPRKIHNKKDLIQAYSKVLSHSLKGWKSQLSSDQEAQFIDAMIKTGILSNQVSTMPKSLQKLIKRYRELEMEIEIPRRAPGLIKGHVEDQKLMVRGDYRKPGEIIPRGFLEIFSRDIYQGPGGGRLELAQDMVSKNNTLKTRVLINRLWGYVFGRAIVSSTDNFGLLGKKPSHPELLDQLSLDFEKNGWSIKRTLKQMLMSRTFKLSSEARSKNLDLDLANKYFSYYTPRRLDAEAIKDSISFISKSPDRTINNPVKRLKLDPFLLSFDAPIPVSSISTRNSTNVPAQALLLMNSEFARNSASLWAKIISSNQALKTPEQQIREIYQQAYARPPRAQELAVCLNYLKEENLASLTLSILNSKEFIYVH, from the coding sequence ATGAGAATATTTAAGATAATTTTATGTCTGTTGGCGCTTAGCCTAAAAGTGAATGCACTTGCAGCGTCAAAGGTAGAATTCTTTGAAACTCATATACGTCCTGTTTTAGCTGAGAGCTGCTATGATTGTCATAATAGTCTCAGTAAAGCGGATGGTGGAAAAAAGAAAGGTGGCTTGGCTTTGGATTGGAAAAATGCTCTGCTTACAGGCGGTGATTCCGGCGACACAATCATCCCAGGGAATTCTGCGGAGAGTTATTTAATGACTACAATTCGTCATCAAGAAGAGGACATGGAGATGCCCGCTAAGAAACCAAAGTTGTCGGATCAAGTCATCGCCAATTTTGCCAAATGGATTGATATGGGTGCCCCCGATCCGCGTCTGAGCCCACCGACAAAAAAAGACTTAGAAAATGCCGTGCCTTGGGAACTTGTACGCGATAAGCGTGCTCGTTGGTGGTCATTTCAGCCCCTCAAAAAAACTAATCCACCCATTGTACATGATCCTGAGTGGAATCAAACGCTTATCGATCGCTTCATTTATGCTAAGCAAAAGAAAGTAAAACTCAAAGCATTGGACTTAGCCGATCCCGCTACACTCATCCGCCGTGCTGCGCTCATACTCACTGGAACTCCTCCGGCTTATCAAGATGTTGTGCGCTATGAATCAGATCCAAGTCCAGAGAATTACGAAGCGTATTTAGACCAATTACTTTGCTCGCCTCGCTTTGGAGAACGCTGGGCTCGTCATTGGATGGATTGGTATCGCTATGCGGAAACACATGGTTCACAAGAAGATCCCGCTATTGCCCATAGTCAAGAGTATAAAAAATACCTCATTCGTGCGCTTAATGAAGATGTCTCCTATAAGCAGCTGCTCCAAGAACACCTTGCTGGTGACCTCTTAGTAGAGCCTCGAATCAACAAAGATCTACAAATAAATGAATCAGCTATTGGTCCAGCTCACTTCCGTATGAATATTTATGGATTTGGGCCTACCGATGCTCATGGTGAACTAGTATCATCAACGGATAATCAGATCGATGTTTTGGGAAAAGCGATGATGGGTGTTACCATTTCTTGTGCACGTTGCCATAACCACAAGTTTGACCCTATCAGTCAGGCCGACTTCTTTCGTGTATATGGCATTCTTACAAGTAACCGTATTGGTAATACACTCATTAGCACTCCCGAAATCCTCAATAGAAATAATAAGGAATTAAGTCAATTAAAGCGATCAATTCGTAGTGAGCTCGTCGATTTTTGGCTGAGTGAAAAACCCGATTTTTCCGCCAAAGCCCTAGATTTATTTACTAAGCCTGTAGAGATAAAAGAAGATAAGCAAACAAAGCCTTCAGAAGACGCTCTTCTGGCTAAGCAAAAGAAACTTTTAGAAGAGGCTCTTCTTACTAAGAAAAAAGAGCAAAAGCTTTACTCCCTGAAGCATCATCCCATAAACGCTCTTAGTTTATTGAATCACAAAGAACTCAATAGCGAACTTACTAAAATAAAATCAGCTTTAGATCAAGCACGCATTAGCAATGAAAAACTTCGTAAAAACGCCAGCCTCTACTTAGATTTTCGCCAAGCGAAGCAGGATGAGAATTATTTTGTCGAGGGCAACTCAAGTGCGAGTAAAATCAGTCCTGCGGGAAGTTTCGCGATCAAACACCAAGGAGATGAACTCATACAAGGTGTTTACTCAAGTGGTTTCTTTAGCCATTTACTCTCAGAGAAACACGCGGCGCTATTCAGCAGCCAAAACTTCAAGGTAGAGAATAAAGGGCTCTGGGTAAGATCTATGGGTGACTTATCTTCTATGAAATCCATGGTGAGGAACTACCCGCTAGATCATAGTCCCCTGCACAAAACATCCATACTCGGCAATAAGCAATGGGCCTGGAATATCGGTAACAGCAGGATGAAGTACTGGAATGGGGAGCAAATGCACCTTGAAGTGAGGACTTCTGGTCAAGCTATTATCGGCACTGAAAACCACCATCAGCGCAGTTGGTTTGGTATTTCTGAACTCATTATTGCGGAAAGTAAGCCCAAATTAATTGGAGCTAGCCTAGTTGATCTATGCGACCCTCGCAAAATACATAATAAGAAAGACCTTATTCAAGCCTATAGTAAGGTCCTCAGTCATTCACTCAAGGGTTGGAAATCTCAACTTAGCTCTGATCAAGAGGCGCAATTCATTGATGCCATGATCAAAACGGGCATTTTATCTAACCAAGTAAGCACCATGCCAAAGAGCCTACAAAAACTCATCAAACGCTACCGAGAACTCGAAATGGAAATCGAGATTCCACGCCGAGCACCTGGCTTGATCAAAGGCCACGTTGAAGATCAAAAGCTCATGGTTCGTGGCGACTACAGGAAGCCCGGCGAAATCATCCCTCGTGGGTTCTTAGAAATTTTTTCGAGAGATATTTACCAGGGCCCCGGCGGCGGTCGCTTAGAATTAGCGCAGGATATGGTAAGCAAAAACAATACGCTCAAAACGCGTGTACTGATCAATCGACTTTGGGGCTACGTCTTTGGTCGGGCAATTGTAAGTTCAACGGATAATTTTGGCTTATTGGGTAAAAAGCCCTCACACCCAGAACTCTTAGATCAACTATCTCTTGATTTCGAAAAAAATGGCTGGTCGATTAAACGCACACTGAAGCAAATGCTGATGAGTCGAACTTTTAAATTATCTAGTGAGGCTCGCAGTAAAAATTTAGACCTTGATTTAGCTAATAAATATTTTAGTTATTATACACCTCGTCGGCTTGATGCCGAGGCCATCAAAGACTCGATATCTTTTATAAGTAAGAGCCCTGACAGAACTATAAATAATCCTGTGAAACGCCTCAAACTAGATCCCTTTCTATTAAGTTTCGATGCTCCTATACCCGTCAGCAGCATAAGTACACGTAACAGTACTAATGTTCCTGCACAGGCCTTACTACTGATGAATAGTGAATTTGCCAGGAACTCCGCAAGCTTATGGGCAAAGATTATCAGCTCAAATCAAGCGCTAAAGACTCCTGAGCAGCAAATCAGGGAAATCTATCAACAAGCCTATGCGCGACCGCCACGCGCGCAAGAATTAGCCGTTTGTCTGAATTACCTCAAAGAAGAGAACCTAGCTTCATTGACACTCAGTATTCTCAACTCAAAGGAGTTTATTTATGTCCACTAA
- a CDS encoding Gfo/Idh/MocA family protein: MKKIKILVVGCGNMGRSHALAYHQLEGFEICGIVSRGKSKELLNQELGGSHALFSDYAEALQTSKPDAVCISTYPDTHEKFALMAFEVNCHVFLEKPIAPTIEACERVVNAAIKADKKLLVGYILQHHPSWKKFIDLSQNMGKPLVMRMNLNQQSKGEMWETHKSLMNSMSPIVDCGVHYVEVMCQMTAEKPIRVSAIGANLSSDIKPGMYNYGQLQVTFDGGSVGWYEAGWGPMASTKAFSIKDVWGPKGAVTMGADKPLNEQQSDNVDSHSKTGGLRIHSAEIDDNNQFINNDEWIDTGDEPDHDGLCFLEQEYFLKSILENIDLNEHMQGAIDSLKIVLAADKSFKTGQTISL; the protein is encoded by the coding sequence ATGAAAAAAATAAAAATACTCGTCGTGGGTTGTGGCAACATGGGAAGGTCTCATGCACTTGCCTACCATCAACTCGAAGGATTTGAAATTTGTGGCATTGTCTCCCGTGGCAAAAGTAAGGAGCTACTTAATCAAGAATTGGGTGGCTCACACGCCCTCTTTTCAGATTATGCGGAGGCTTTACAAACATCTAAGCCCGATGCCGTCTGTATCTCTACCTATCCAGATACCCATGAAAAATTTGCGCTCATGGCTTTTGAGGTGAATTGCCATGTTTTTCTTGAAAAACCCATAGCTCCAACAATCGAAGCCTGTGAACGAGTCGTTAATGCTGCTATTAAAGCTGATAAAAAGTTACTCGTCGGCTACATCCTCCAACATCACCCCTCATGGAAAAAGTTTATTGATTTAAGTCAAAACATGGGTAAGCCGCTAGTGATGAGAATGAACCTAAATCAACAATCGAAAGGCGAGATGTGGGAAACACATAAAAGCCTTATGAACAGCATGTCACCCATTGTTGATTGTGGCGTTCATTACGTCGAAGTGATGTGCCAGATGACTGCTGAGAAACCGATTCGAGTCAGTGCCATTGGAGCAAATCTAAGCTCAGATATAAAGCCTGGAATGTATAACTATGGTCAACTTCAAGTGACATTTGACGGTGGCTCAGTGGGTTGGTATGAAGCCGGATGGGGACCCATGGCATCAACTAAAGCCTTTTCTATTAAGGATGTATGGGGACCAAAAGGCGCTGTTACAATGGGCGCAGACAAGCCTTTGAATGAGCAGCAATCAGACAATGTAGATTCGCATAGTAAAACGGGGGGACTTAGAATTCATTCAGCGGAAATTGATGACAATAATCAATTCATTAACAACGATGAATGGATAGATACGGGCGACGAACCTGATCATGATGGCCTTTGTTTTCTTGAGCAAGAGTATTTTCTCAAATCCATTCTTGAGAACATTGACCTCAATGAACACATGCAAGGGGCTATTGATTCACTTAAAATAGTTTTAGCCGCTGATAAATCCTTTAAAACTGGCCAGACAATCTCACTTTAA
- a CDS encoding DUF7133 domain-containing protein, translating to MIKRFSFMVAQINLVIVLSLCISFEMRAIANETTHSADDYEKKAALKIKNFEIPKGFKARLWADESQVKNPSAITFDSHGRLFVAEIDRWQHGVDDIRERPYMLKDDFLIQTNADRLKMYQKHASKIPMSHYTAEEDKIRLVEDSDGDGRADRSRYFANGFNDVLDGIGIGIIERDGKIYYANIPNLWVLEDLNGDGVSDKRNSLQDGFGVRMSFSGHDMHGLVWGPDGKLYWSIGDRGYNFTTKEGKEFHSPHEGAVFRCDADGSDIEVFYRGLRNPQELQFDNYGNLFTADNDSDNGDLERINYLLEGGDSGWHAGHQALLSFGNKLAYRSSIYGDRKKLLSAWMVEDMWKTRNINQPAFMLPAIGQINGGPSGFLFNPGNSFGKLFNNKFFVNIFMGSSLSTHLRSFDILEQGAGFKTTNDKLFFGGSNCVDMEFGPDGKMYISEYNHGGFFNQDVGSIYTLELSEEMNKAEILEDKKILTSSFADKTDEQVYELLARDHQRIRMRAQFELAKRNESGKALFSRAVKDLSAPQLQRIHGVWGLGMMAKDNDKCLEILVEIMLNDEDDQVRIQCARVLGDHKYVGAVQALIQALGDAHERVVMYAGIALGRLAHEGAVPALIEALEKNDGKDLFLQHGLVMGLAGTENMALLTKYMNDDSKAVRMGVLLSLRKRQSPKLVQFLSDENKEIKFEAIRAINDLVIPNAQEKLALILNDLEAPKNEPEKFIHYRVINANYYLGDKRAAQRLLKYASRDDLSNELRQEALIAIEAWNDHVDFDNTTGLPRQLLAVREDIKEQVKNSLEALFKKGDLLAQLNRIAVKYNFHLSSKIIESQVIDNDLKDQVRLGALAILLKRKTLNINELIIDLLDDHNPAMRLAAQKAMYSLKIPSAYEQSIRIFKSGSTKERQLAYELIGNKAPIKIQKLLFTEMSKISAGGGDRECMLEILEASKKQTSQNFIQVIRQYEKSLDAEKGVGKYESLQRGGEIDRGRDVFFNHGSAQCIRCHKVNGFGSEVGPDLSLIGKQRTRAYILQGIVDPGAVVAPGYGVMVIKTKEEGDISGVFMGHTKDGVKLKMADGKLQTYKNVNIIKHQDPISGMPPMKYLLKAHEIRDLVEYLCSLKTLRKKDAAPKKSSH from the coding sequence ATGATTAAACGATTTTCTTTTATGGTGGCCCAAATAAATTTAGTCATCGTCTTGAGTTTATGCATTTCTTTTGAAATGCGGGCAATAGCAAATGAAACTACTCACAGCGCAGATGATTACGAAAAAAAAGCAGCTCTAAAAATTAAAAACTTTGAGATCCCCAAGGGATTTAAAGCCAGGCTTTGGGCGGATGAATCTCAGGTGAAAAATCCCAGCGCCATTACATTCGATAGTCACGGCCGTCTTTTTGTCGCTGAAATTGATCGTTGGCAGCACGGTGTGGATGATATACGTGAGCGCCCCTACATGTTGAAAGATGATTTCTTGATCCAAACGAATGCGGATCGTTTAAAGATGTATCAAAAACATGCAAGTAAAATCCCTATGAGCCATTACACCGCGGAAGAAGATAAAATCCGACTTGTTGAAGATAGTGATGGCGATGGTCGAGCCGATAGATCAAGGTATTTTGCGAATGGATTTAATGATGTACTAGATGGTATAGGCATTGGTATTATTGAACGTGATGGGAAAATATATTATGCCAATATACCTAATCTCTGGGTACTTGAAGATTTGAATGGTGACGGAGTGTCCGATAAACGAAATTCTCTTCAAGATGGTTTCGGAGTACGAATGAGCTTCTCTGGGCATGATATGCATGGCTTGGTGTGGGGGCCTGATGGCAAGCTTTACTGGAGCATAGGTGATCGTGGTTATAATTTCACGACTAAGGAAGGCAAGGAATTTCATTCGCCTCATGAAGGGGCCGTATTTCGTTGTGATGCGGATGGTAGTGATATAGAAGTTTTTTATCGTGGATTGCGCAATCCGCAAGAGTTACAGTTCGATAATTACGGGAATTTATTTACGGCGGATAATGATTCTGATAATGGTGATTTAGAACGTATTAATTACCTGTTAGAAGGAGGGGACTCTGGCTGGCATGCGGGGCACCAAGCACTTTTATCATTTGGAAATAAATTGGCTTATCGTTCTAGTATTTATGGGGACAGAAAAAAGTTACTGAGTGCTTGGATGGTAGAGGATATGTGGAAAACAAGAAATATAAATCAGCCCGCATTCATGCTTCCTGCCATAGGGCAAATCAATGGTGGCCCCTCAGGGTTTTTGTTTAATCCTGGAAATAGTTTTGGGAAGTTATTTAATAACAAATTTTTTGTTAATATATTTATGGGAAGTAGCCTCAGTACTCATCTACGGTCCTTTGATATTCTTGAGCAGGGGGCGGGTTTCAAAACAACTAATGACAAACTGTTTTTTGGGGGTTCCAATTGCGTTGATATGGAGTTTGGCCCTGATGGTAAGATGTATATCTCTGAGTATAACCACGGCGGATTTTTTAATCAGGATGTAGGAAGTATTTATACACTTGAATTGAGTGAGGAAATGAATAAAGCTGAAATTCTGGAAGATAAGAAAATACTCACAAGTAGCTTTGCGGATAAGACCGATGAGCAAGTCTATGAGCTCTTAGCAAGGGATCATCAGAGAATTCGCATGAGAGCCCAGTTTGAGTTGGCCAAGAGAAATGAATCCGGTAAAGCTCTTTTTAGCCGTGCAGTGAAGGATTTATCAGCACCACAATTACAAAGGATTCATGGAGTTTGGGGGCTAGGAATGATGGCAAAAGATAATGATAAATGTTTGGAAATACTCGTTGAAATAATGTTGAATGATGAGGATGATCAAGTTCGTATTCAGTGTGCACGTGTTTTGGGTGATCACAAATATGTAGGAGCGGTGCAAGCTTTAATTCAAGCATTAGGTGATGCTCATGAACGAGTTGTCATGTATGCAGGCATTGCTTTAGGAAGGTTAGCCCATGAAGGGGCGGTACCCGCTTTGATCGAGGCACTCGAAAAGAATGATGGCAAGGATTTGTTTTTACAGCATGGCTTAGTTATGGGATTGGCGGGCACCGAGAACATGGCTTTGCTCACGAAATACATGAATGATGATTCAAAAGCAGTGCGCATGGGAGTTTTATTGAGTTTAAGAAAACGTCAATCACCTAAGCTAGTACAGTTTCTAAGTGATGAAAATAAAGAGATTAAGTTTGAAGCTATCCGAGCGATTAATGACTTAGTTATTCCAAATGCACAAGAAAAATTGGCATTAATACTGAATGATTTAGAAGCACCGAAAAATGAGCCTGAGAAGTTTATACATTATCGAGTCATCAATGCTAATTATTACCTGGGAGATAAGAGGGCTGCTCAACGCTTACTCAAGTATGCGTCAAGGGATGATTTAAGTAATGAACTCCGCCAAGAAGCATTAATTGCTATTGAAGCATGGAACGATCATGTGGATTTCGATAATACCACAGGCTTGCCTCGTCAGCTTTTAGCTGTTCGGGAGGATATTAAAGAGCAGGTAAAAAATTCCTTAGAAGCCTTGTTTAAAAAAGGAGATCTCTTAGCGCAATTAAATCGTATTGCAGTCAAATATAATTTTCACTTATCGTCAAAAATCATCGAGTCACAAGTCATTGATAATGACTTAAAGGATCAAGTTCGCCTCGGGGCTTTAGCGATTTTACTGAAACGAAAAACTCTCAATATAAATGAGCTCATCATTGATTTATTGGACGATCACAATCCAGCCATGCGCCTTGCTGCTCAAAAGGCGATGTATTCATTGAAAATACCATCTGCGTATGAGCAGTCCATTCGCATTTTTAAGTCAGGATCGACGAAAGAGCGCCAACTTGCCTATGAGCTCATAGGGAATAAAGCTCCGATAAAGATTCAAAAATTACTTTTCACAGAAATGTCCAAGATTAGTGCAGGGGGCGGTGACCGAGAATGTATGCTGGAGATTTTAGAGGCATCTAAAAAACAGACATCACAAAATTTCATTCAAGTGATAAGGCAGTATGAAAAATCCTTGGACGCAGAAAAAGGTGTCGGCAAATATGAATCATTGCAACGAGGTGGTGAAATTGACCGCGGTAGAGATGTGTTTTTTAACCATGGATCAGCTCAGTGCATACGTTGCCACAAGGTGAATGGTTTTGGCTCCGAAGTGGGGCCAGACTTATCGCTCATTGGCAAGCAAAGGACACGAGCATATATCTTGCAGGGGATTGTAGATCCTGGGGCCGTGGTCGCACCAGGATATGGTGTGATGGTGATCAAAACTAAAGAGGAGGGAGATATATCGGGAGTTTTCATGGGGCACACTAAAGATGGTGTGAAGCTAAAAATGGCAGATGGGAAACTGCAGACTTATAAAAATGTAAATATTATCAAGCACCAGGATCCTATTTCAGGGATGCCACCAATGAAATACTTACTCAAAGCTCATGAAATCCGTGATTTAGTGGAATACCTCTGTTCGCTAAAAACACTAAGAAAGAAAGATGCTGCACCGAAAAAGAGTAGTCATTAA
- a CDS encoding sugar phosphate isomerase/epimerase family protein, translating into MKEINRRNFLRTSAALSLGLSTSCISPDEKALFEISLAQWSLHRLLESRELSNLQFPEFTKKTFGIDAVEYVNGFFPNNTDTYLKDLKKRCDDHGVKSVLMMCDGLGDLGDQDKTKRRKVVENHFSWVESAKFLGCHSIRVNAKSTGSYDEQMNLAADGLTQLAIFAKTLKMNVIVENHGGLSSNGKWLESLMKKVDLENCGTLPDFGNFNDYDRYQGVRELMPYAKGVSAKSHEFDSRGREVHSDYEKMMKLVLDAGYRGYVGIEYEGNKHSEIEGIKLTRNLLRKIQQKQFKNYKS; encoded by the coding sequence ATGAAAGAAATAAATCGCAGGAATTTTCTCAGGACTAGTGCAGCCCTAAGTTTGGGACTCTCTACATCATGTATTTCACCTGATGAGAAAGCATTATTTGAAATTTCCTTAGCACAATGGTCACTACATCGTTTGTTGGAATCTAGAGAATTATCAAATTTGCAGTTTCCCGAATTCACTAAAAAAACTTTTGGGATTGATGCAGTGGAATATGTGAATGGATTCTTCCCTAATAATACAGATACTTATCTCAAAGATCTTAAAAAACGCTGTGATGATCATGGTGTAAAAAGTGTCCTAATGATGTGTGATGGCCTCGGTGATTTAGGCGATCAAGATAAGACCAAGAGAAGAAAGGTAGTAGAAAATCATTTTAGCTGGGTGGAAAGTGCTAAATTTTTGGGTTGTCATTCTATTCGAGTTAATGCCAAGTCGACGGGCTCATATGATGAGCAAATGAACTTAGCGGCGGATGGATTGACACAATTAGCGATCTTCGCAAAGACACTGAAAATGAATGTGATTGTAGAAAATCATGGTGGTTTATCATCGAATGGGAAATGGCTTGAATCACTGATGAAAAAAGTTGATTTAGAGAATTGTGGAACTTTACCAGATTTCGGAAATTTCAATGATTATGATCGTTACCAAGGTGTGCGGGAATTAATGCCCTACGCCAAGGGTGTCAGCGCCAAAAGTCATGAGTTTGATTCACGAGGAAGAGAAGTTCATAGTGATTATGAAAAGATGATGAAACTGGTTCTAGATGCGGGTTACAGGGGCTATGTAGGAATTGAGTATGAGGGCAATAAACATAGTGAAATTGAGGGTATTAAACTGACGCGTAATCTCCTCCGAAAAATACAGCAGAAGCAATTTAAAAATTATAAGAGTTAA
- a CDS encoding GNAT family N-acetyltransferase, producing MISKRKVTASDLEWVEPLYQSLLKPYFDALEMPWVSENFRISFNNGNAEIILFDEQSIGYLNTETQQDCLYLADIAIRPDFQGQGVGTQVIRELIADAKKLKMPLRLTVLKGNRVKSLYESLGFLTISELKNSYLMEIQ from the coding sequence ATGATAAGTAAACGAAAGGTTACTGCCAGTGACCTCGAATGGGTGGAGCCTCTTTATCAATCATTGCTCAAACCCTATTTTGATGCACTGGAAATGCCATGGGTTTCCGAAAATTTCCGTATTAGTTTCAATAATGGAAATGCCGAGATTATTCTGTTTGATGAGCAGAGTATTGGCTACCTTAATACAGAAACACAGCAAGATTGCCTCTATCTTGCGGATATCGCAATACGTCCTGATTTTCAAGGGCAGGGGGTAGGAACGCAAGTCATTCGTGAGCTTATTGCAGACGCAAAAAAATTGAAGATGCCGTTGCGATTAACTGTGCTCAAAGGCAATCGTGTAAAGAGTCTCTATGAAAGCTTAGGTTTTCTGACTATAAGTGAACTGAAAAATAGTTACCTCATGGAAATACAATAA